Proteins from a genomic interval of Rubinisphaera italica:
- a CDS encoding histidine phosphatase family protein: MLPRPEADSAILLLIRHGATEANLRRPYILQGRTLNGPLSETGIEQVTKARDFLKDFPIDACYASPMVRARQSAEIIAEPHGHEVQSLEEIIEVHVGDWESKSWDIIMQEDPELYQQFMKNPATIPYKNGESYHDVQQRIVPAFKKLAEENLGRMITVVAHNVVNRTLLAHLLDLDLKYAKDLKQNNACVNVLKYSEGKLKVVTMNGVFHLGEA; this comes from the coding sequence ATGTTGCCTCGCCCTGAAGCCGACTCGGCTATTTTGCTACTGATCCGTCACGGTGCGACCGAGGCGAATTTGAGACGGCCTTATATTTTGCAGGGGCGGACGCTCAATGGGCCGTTGAGTGAGACCGGGATTGAGCAGGTGACGAAAGCTCGCGATTTCCTGAAAGATTTTCCGATTGATGCCTGCTATGCCAGTCCGATGGTGCGGGCACGGCAGTCTGCGGAAATTATTGCGGAGCCGCACGGGCATGAGGTGCAGTCGCTGGAAGAGATTATCGAAGTGCACGTCGGCGACTGGGAATCGAAATCGTGGGATATCATTATGCAGGAAGATCCCGAACTTTATCAGCAGTTCATGAAAAACCCGGCGACCATTCCGTATAAGAATGGGGAGTCGTATCACGATGTTCAGCAGCGGATCGTCCCGGCTTTCAAAAAGCTGGCCGAGGAAAATCTAGGACGGATGATTACCGTTGTCGCTCACAATGTCGTCAACCGCACGCTACTTGCACACCTGCTCGACCTGGATCTGAAATATGCCAAAGATCTGAAGCAGAATAATGCCTGCGTGAATGTGCTGAAGTATTCGGAAGGCAAACTCAAAGTGGTGACGATGAACGGCGTGTTTCATCTGGGGGAAGCGTGA
- a CDS encoding DUF4112 domain-containing protein: MNSTPTLTKKGWQDVKDRFADLSSGNSKVSSLLSQDQEKVLQTIGQMEYWLDDKFRLPGTSIRFGWDTIIGLVPGVGDAVTAALAMYLVWNARQLNIGRWTQFRMISNILFDTVLGAVPLVGDLFDVAFRANRKNLKLIMKELDKRKSKNA; encoded by the coding sequence ATGAATTCGACACCGACTTTGACTAAAAAAGGCTGGCAGGATGTGAAGGATCGCTTTGCGGATCTGTCGTCCGGCAATTCGAAAGTCTCCAGTCTGCTATCGCAGGACCAGGAAAAGGTTCTGCAGACGATTGGTCAGATGGAGTACTGGCTGGACGATAAATTTCGTCTTCCCGGCACCTCGATTCGCTTCGGTTGGGATACGATTATCGGTCTGGTTCCTGGAGTTGGAGACGCTGTGACAGCCGCGCTTGCGATGTACCTTGTCTGGAACGCCCGTCAATTAAATATCGGTCGCTGGACTCAGTTCCGTATGATCAGCAATATTCTTTTCGATACGGTTCTTGGAGCCGTTCCGCTTGTTGGCGATCTGTTCGATGTCGCTTTCCGTGCGAATCGGAAGAACCTCAAGCTGATTATGAAAGAGCTCGACAAACGCAAATCGAAGAACGCCTGA
- a CDS encoding LptF/LptG family permease — MLTTFERQLFRQFLMVNAIYLCVILGLFTVIDLFDNVDDFVNHTEGGMLQIALAVVTYYGHVGLFIFDSAAIPMISMSGLTVLLLLKRRGQLKPFLSAGIPTYRVLAPALLLGAGVMVGLKMVNREVFLGSAVHHLHAQRGSSADTLQIIAPRYDHASQILIDGWAVFPESNRVEQAAFVLPPEIAGQDMVCLKAAQAEFYPKQGKRPSGWLLRSADPPLSEIPLTDLGKTFVLRSKQEENIFVVSDVTPDLIYKAKESSGFLSTPQLIDRINSPAIDNNTARDLEFNFHVRLLEPLLTGLMICIAIPVILQKESRGMIVNAGECGFWLFTIIGSTYAVRFLTALQVAEPVQAAWIPIFFATPLTVWMLERVET, encoded by the coding sequence ATGTTGACCACGTTTGAACGCCAACTGTTCCGTCAGTTTCTGATGGTCAATGCGATCTACCTTTGCGTGATTCTGGGATTGTTTACGGTCATCGACCTGTTCGATAACGTGGACGATTTTGTGAATCATACCGAAGGGGGAATGCTGCAGATTGCGCTGGCGGTTGTCACCTATTACGGGCATGTCGGACTCTTCATTTTCGATTCTGCAGCCATCCCGATGATTTCCATGTCGGGGCTGACGGTCCTGTTACTGCTCAAACGCCGCGGTCAGCTCAAGCCGTTTCTTTCTGCTGGAATTCCCACTTATCGCGTTCTGGCTCCCGCATTATTGCTCGGAGCAGGGGTGATGGTCGGCTTGAAAATGGTCAATCGCGAGGTGTTTCTTGGCAGTGCGGTTCATCATTTACATGCACAAAGGGGATCTTCGGCCGATACGCTGCAGATTATTGCTCCACGATACGATCACGCTTCGCAAATTCTGATCGATGGTTGGGCCGTGTTTCCAGAATCGAACCGGGTTGAACAAGCTGCGTTCGTGCTTCCGCCGGAAATTGCCGGGCAGGACATGGTCTGTCTGAAAGCGGCTCAAGCAGAGTTCTATCCGAAGCAGGGGAAACGACCTTCTGGTTGGCTATTACGAAGTGCCGATCCGCCACTCTCCGAAATTCCGTTAACGGATCTCGGCAAAACATTTGTCCTCCGTTCGAAGCAGGAGGAGAACATTTTTGTTGTCAGTGATGTTACTCCCGACCTCATCTACAAAGCCAAGGAATCGAGCGGGTTCCTCAGCACGCCCCAACTAATCGACCGCATCAATTCGCCAGCCATCGACAACAATACGGCTCGCGATCTCGAATTCAATTTTCATGTTCGGTTACTCGAACCGTTACTGACTGGCTTGATGATTTGCATTGCAATTCCGGTCATTTTGCAGAAAGAGAGCCGGGGCATGATCGTCAATGCGGGTGAGTGCGGTTTCTGGTTATTCACCATCATTGGCAGTACCTATGCCGTCCGTTTTCTAACTGCTCTACAAGTCGCCGAACCGGTTCAGGCGGCATGGATACCAATATTTTTTGCAACACCATTAACGGTCTGGATGCTTGAACGCGTCGAGACATGA